TGTTGCAACGTTGCAACAAAAATTATGTTACATAAAAAAAATAAAGATAATTGGATTGATTACTTCACACAACAGTGGAAGCGCGAAGTCGTTTATGAGTAATTGAACTTGTTGTTAACTTTTTTATTGGAGGACTACCATGGCTGTTGCCAAAAAGAAAACCGCTGCAAAAAAACCTGCTGCGAAAAAGACCGTTGCTAAAAAACCTGCTGCTAAAAAAGCAGTAGCGAAAAAAGCAGTGACCAAAGTTGTAAAATCGGCTGCTAAAAAGCCAGCCGCTAAAAAGCCTGCTGCTAAAAAAGCAGTAGCTAAAAAGAAGTAGTTTCTACTTCTTTCCACTAGATGAAAGGCCCGCTTTTAGCGGGCCTTTTTTTATGCGTGGGGAGCGACAACTCAATCCATAAATCAATGGTTTCGTCATTGCGAGCGCTTAGCGAAGCACCCGGAGCAAAGCGGAGAGAGGCTTTTGCCAATCCATCTGTTACAGAATCAGCAGATAAAAGGTAGAGGGAGTAAAAAACCTTCTACTTTTTTGCCCCGAAGATGGATTGCTTCGCTAAGCGCTCGCAATGACGCGTGGATAGAATCATCATATAGTCGCTTCACTTTAAATTCCCCCTGCACATCTGTCACCCCGGCCTTGTGCCGGGATATGGAGCCAATCGGCGGGAGACCCCGGCACAAGGCCGGGGTGACAGCGGGGGGAATTGTTAAGTGAAACGACTATAACTATCCACCTGCACACACCCACAATCCATAAAAAAAGGGCACCCGAAGGTGCCCTTTCCTATTCCGTAAGAAGCGTGATTTACGCTTCCGACGACTCGCCACCGGCGCGCTTGCGGCGCATCGATTTGCCAGCCATCTCGTATTGATCCGAGAGGTCGTCGCCAGATTGTTGATCGACCACTTTCATGCTCAGGCGCACTTTGCCGCGGCCGTCGATTTCCAGCACTTTGACTTTCACCATGTCGCCCTCGTTCACCACATCGGTGACAACGTTGACGCGATGATCCGCCATTTCCGAAATATGCACGAGGCCATCGAGACCGCCGAGGAAGTTCACAAACGCACCGAAATCAACGATACGTACGACTTTACCATCGTAGATCTTGTTGAGTTCCGGCGTCGCGGTGATGCCTTCGATCCATTTCTGTGCAGCGGCAGCAGCTTCTGCCGTCGTCGCAAAAATGTTGATCGTGCCATCTTCACCGATGTCGATTTTGGTGCCGGTGGTTTCAGTGATCTCACGAATCACCTTGCCGCCCGAACCAATCACTTCACGGATTTTTTCTTTGTCGATCCTGATCGTGGTGATGCGCGGTGCATTTTCCGACAGCTCGCTTGGTGCGGTCAGTGCCTTGGCCATCTCACCGAGGATGTGATGACGACCAACCTTCGCCTGCGCGAGTGCGATCTTCATGATCTCCTGCGTGATGCCCTGGATCTTGATGTCCATCTGCAGCGAGGTCACGCCATTGGCGGTCCCGGCTACTTTGAAGTCCATGTCGCCCAGGTGATCTTCATCGCCCATGATGTCGGAAAGAACGGTGAAATCCTTGCCTTCAAGCACGAGGCCCATCGCAATACCGGCGATCGGCGAAGCCAGCGGCACGCCCGCATCCATCAGCGCCAACGATGCACCACACACGGTTGCCATCGAGGACGAACCGTTCGATTCGGTGATCTCCGAAACAACGCGCATCGTGTAAGGGAAGCTTTCCTTGGTTGGCAGCATCGGACGAACCGCGCGCCAGGCGAGCTTGCCATGGCCCACTTCACGACGACCCGGCGCACGCAGCGGCCCAGCCTCACCCACCGAGTATGGAGGGAAGTTATAATGCAGCATGAAATGCTCATCGTATGCGCCTTCAATCGCGTCGATCAGCTGCTCGTCCTGCGAGGTGCCCAGCGTGGTGACCACAATCGCTTGCGTCTCGCCACGGGTGAACAGCGCCGAACCGTGCGTGCGCGGCAGAATGCCCACTTCACAGGTGATCGGACGCACTTGATCCGGCGCGCGGCCGTCGATGCGTTGCTTGTCTTTGGCAATCGCGGTGCGCACGATGTCCTGCTCCAGTTTCTTGAGCACGGCACCAACCGTTTTCTCAGGATACTGGCCAGCTTCCGTGCCAACGAATTTCTCTTTCGAGAGTTTCTTCGCCGCGTTCAGTGCCGCAACGCGCTCTTGCTTGGCGGTGATTTTGTACGCATCGCGCAGACCCGCTTCGGAGGTCGCTTTCACGCCCGCCACCAGGTCAGCCGGATAGGCAGCCGCCGTGAAGTCCCACGGCTCTTTCGCTGCGTCTTCCGCGAAGGCGATGATGAGGTCGAGCACGGGCTGGAAGGCCGTGTGCGCGAACATCACACCATCGAGCATTTGCTCTTCGCTCAGCTCTTTCGCTTCGGATTCCACCATCAGCACGCTGGTGCGCGTACCGGCGACAATCAGGTCGAGCGTGCTATCGAGGAATTGGGTTTTGGTTGGGTTCAGTGCGAACTGGCCGTTGATGAAACCAACACGCGCCGCGCCAACCGGGCCCATGAACGGCACGCCGGAAATGGCGAGCGCCGCGCTGGTACCGATCAATGCCGGGATGTCGGAATCGTTTTCGAGATCGTGGCTCATCACGGTGCAGACAACCTGCACTTCGTTGTAGAAACCTTCCGCAAACATCGGGCGGATCGGACGATCGATCAGGCGCGAGATCAGCGTTTCTTTTTCGCTCTGGCGGCCTTCACGTTTGAAGAAGCCACCGGGAATTTTGCCTGCAGCGTAGGTTTTTTCGATGTAGTTAACCGTGAGCGGGAAGAAATCGATGTCTGGCTTCGGCGCTTTTGCAGCCGTTACCGCGCAGAGCACCACGGTTTCGCCGTAGGTGACAAGTACCGCACCATCCGCCTGACGCGCAATGCGACCGGTTTCCAGCGTGAGCGTGCGACCGCCCCATTCCATCGTTTTTTTAGTCATCGTGAACATAGTGTTTTCCTTTTTTTCCCCCATCCCTCAGTGCCGTTCCCTATGAACGCCACGACCGCAAAACATGAATATCTTCCGCGATTCCATCAGGCGGGAGCCTGTGTGTGCGTATCGTTGAATGGCCGCTCGCTACGCACCGGGCGAGCACCACTTAGTCGAAGTAAAAAGGCCTCGAGGCGTGAACCCCAAGGCCTTCTCACCTTATTTACGAATACCCAATTTCGCAATCAGCGCGCTGTAGCGTTTCGCGTCTTTGCCTTTCAGGTAATCCAGCAGGCGGCGGCGGGTGCTGACCATTTTCAGCAAACCACGGCGCGAGTGGTGATCTTTTTGGTGGGTCTTGAAATGCTCGGTCAGGTTGGCAATGCGCTCGCTGAGGATCGCAATTTGCACTTCCGGCGACCCGGTATCATTTTTTACCGTCGCGTTTTCTTTAATTACGGCGGTCTTACGTTCAGCAGAAATCGTCATATCAGTCTCTCACGACATCGGGTTACGTTACAGATTCAACAACCGCACGGAAATCACCTGATTTCCTTCCACCCGCGCCAGCCCTTGCAGTTCGCCGGTGTGCAGCACCGCAATCAGCGGCGCATCCGGCATGGGGGTGGTCAGGGTTACCCGCTGACCATGGCGCAGCTGGTGCAGCTGCTCCCGCTCAAGCGTCAGCGCCGGGATGTCGTCCAGCGCCCGCGTAAGCGGTGTAAGCCAGGGGCGTTCGCCCCCGGATTGCCCGGCGTTATGGACTGATTCTTCAAGAAAATCCAGCGAAATCGCGTCCGTATCGGTAAATGGCCCGACCGCCGCCCGGTGCAGGCGGGAAATATAGCCCTCCGAGCCCAGCGCCTGCGCAATATCGCGGCCCAGGCTGCGGATATAGGTGCCCTTGCTAACGATGGCGCGAAATTCAGCCACCTCCCCCGTCAAGCCAAGGAATTCAAGCGCATGCACGGTCACGGGCCGAGGCTCCAGCACCACCGCTTCCCCCGCCCGCGCGAGGTCGTAGGCGCGTTTGCCATCGACTTTCAGCGCTGAATAGATCGGCGGCAACTGGCTGATGTCGCCCGTGAACCGCGGCAGAATGGCGATGATGGAAGCAGCATCCGGCCGGTGGTCGCTGGTGGCGATCACCTCGCCTTCCGCATCCTCGGTCGCCCGGCGCTCACCGAACGTCACCGCGAATTCGTAGGTTTTTTTTGCATCCATCAGCAGGTTCACGCATTTGGTGCCCTCGCCCAGCGCCAGCGGCAACACGCCAGTCGCCAACGGGTCCAGCGTGCCCGCATGGCCAATTTTCTGCGGCTTCAGCAGCCATTTCACTTTATTGACCGCCCCGGCGGAAGTGACATGCAGTGGCTTGTTGAGATTAATCCAGCCGTTGATGGGCTGCCCGCGCTTATTCGTCATCGCGCGGCTTGGTCACATCCTGCTTCACCCGGTCGCTATTGAGCAACATGTTGATGCGGTTGGCCTCTTCGAACGAGGTATCGAGCTTGAAGACAATTTTCGGGCTGGTGCGCAGAATAATCCGGCGGCTGACAAGGCCGCGCAGACGCGAGGCATTCTCGATCAGCGCCTGCATCACAATATCTTTATTGCTACCGGCCAGCGGCATCACATACGCCGTCGCATTCTTCAAATCCGGGCTGATGCGCACTTCCGACACGGTAATCGACGCGGTGTCGAGCACCGGGTGATGCGTCTCGCCGAGCGAAAAAATCAGCGCCAAGGCGTTGCGGATTTCCTCGCCGACACGAAGCTGGCGTTGGGTCGGTGCGCGTTTGCTTTTATCCACGGGCGCGCTCCTGCTTGGTTATGCTTGCGGCTGCTGCGGCTCAGGCGCATTCGCCTGCACCGTGCGGGCGAATTCCTGAATCTCGAAGCACTCGATCATATCGCCGGCGCGAATGTCTTCGTAATTCTCGAACGCCATCCCGCACTCGAAGCCGGATTTGACTTCTTTGACTTCGTCTTTGAAGCGCTTCAGCGTTTTCAGCGTGCCTTCGTGAATCACCACGTTCTCGCGCAGCAGGCGCACTTTCGCGCCGCGCTTGACGAGGCCCTCGGTGATCATGCAACCCGCGACCTTGCCGTATTTGGTGATGTTGAAGATTTCGCGGATTTCCGCGTAGCCGATGAAATTCTCGCGGCGCTCCGGCGACAGCAAGCCCGACAGCGCGGCCTTGATATCGTCGATAACGTTATAGATGATCGAGTAGTAACGAATATCGACCTTCTGCGCGGTGGCCAATTCCTTGGCTTTCGGGCTTGGGCGAACGTTGAACGCGACGAGCAGCGCGCCGGTCGCCTGCGCGAGCGTCACATCCGACTCGTTGATCGCGCCGACACCCGAATGGATGACGCGGACTTTCACTTCATCGCCATTGAACTTGTTCATCGAGCCAACAATGGCTTCGGCCGAACCATGCACATCGGATTTAACGATAACCGCAAATTCCTTCGCCGAGGTTTTGCCTGCAATCGCAAACAGCTGCTCGACCGATTTGCTGGACGCCACCGACACGCGTTTTTTCTCTTTTTCGCGGCGGTATTGCGTGATGTCGCGCGCGGCTTTTTCGTTCTCGACCACGGCGAATTCATCACCGGCTTCCGGTGGCGAATCAAGGCCCAGCACTTCCACCGGCACACTTGGGCCAGCCTCTTGCAGCTCGACACCCTTATCGTTGATGAGTGCGCGCACGCGGCCATAGGCGCCGCCTGCAACAATCAGATCGCCCACACGCAAGGTGCCGCGCTGGATGAGCAGCGTCGCCACCGTGCCGCGACCGCGATCGACTTTCGATTCAATCACCGAACCCGAACCACGACGGTCTACGTTTGCTTTCAGCTCCATCACCTCGGCTTGCAGCAGGATGGTTTCCTGCAGTTTATCGAGGTTGGTTTTCGCTTTCGCCGAAACTTCGATGACCATCGTGTCGCCACCGAATTCTTCGGGAACGAGGCCGTGGCTCATCAGTTCGGTCTTCACGCGGCTGGCATCTGCACCCGGTTTATCGATCTTGTTGACCGCAACGATAATCGGCACGCCCGCAGCTTTCGAGTGGTTAATGGCTTCGATCGTTTGTGGCATGATGCCGTCATCCGCCGCCACCACCAGCACCACAATATCCGTCACTTTCGCGCCGCGTTGACGCATCGCGGTGAAGGCTTCGTGGCCCGGCGTATCGAGGAAGGTAATTTTGTCGCCCGTGTTCATCGTCACCTGATAGGCGCCGATATGCTGGGTGATGCCGCCCGCCTCGCCCGCGACCACATCGGTCTGGCGCAGCGCATCGAGCAGCGAGGTTTTGCCGTGATCGACATGGCCCATGATGGTGACAACCGGCGGACGCGGCGTCACGTTTTCGGACGTGTCTTCATCCTGCACCAGGTGATCTTCCACATCCGAATCGCTCACGCGCTTGGGTTTGTGGCCGAGGGATTCCACGATCAGCTCCGCCGTGTCGGCATCGATTGCCTGGTTGACGGTGGCCATGGTGCCGAGTTTCAGCAATTCTTTAATCACGTCCACCGCGCGCTCAGCCATACGGTTGGCGAGTTCCTGCACGGTGATCACTTCCGGAATCGGCACCACGCGGACGATTTTTTCCTGCTGGCTGGATGGCGTGGAGTGCGATTTTTTGAGCACTTTCGCGCGCTGGCGTTTCACCTGCGCCATCGAGCGCACTTTGATGTCATCGCCCATGCCGAGCGCTTGCGCGATCGTCAGCTTGCCGCCGCGTTTGTATTCGGAGGACTCCTCGTTGCTCTTGCGCTTGGCTTTCGCTTCGGCGGATTCTTCCTCAGCAGCGCGTGGCGCAGCAGGCGCACCAAAGACCGGGCGGGCCTTAACGGTGGCGGGCTTCGCCGCCGCCGTCGTCGCGCTGCGGTTGGAAGGCGCGTTTTTCAGGCGCTCCAGATTGCGGGCGGCGAGTTCATCGAACGTCATGCGTTTGGCGGGCTGGCCTTCGGCGGCGGGTGCCGCGGCAACAGCCTCATCGGTAGCAACGGCTTCGCTGATCGGCGCGTCGTCTTCGTTTTCCTCTTCGTCGCGCTCGAAATTGGTGAAGGTTTCCTGACGCTCATCCTCGGCTTTTTCGGCTTGCTGCAAGGCGCGCAGGCGCGATTCGCGCTCGGCCTGGTTCAGCATGCGTTGCTTGGTCGCTTCCGAAGCACCGCGCTCTACTTCCACCATGCCACCGGCACGCTGGGTGAAGGTGCGCGTTTTCTTGACCTCGACCGTCACCGTCTTGCTGCGGCCACGCTGGAAGTTCTGCTTCACCTTCCCCGATTCCACCGTTTTGGTGAGCGACAGGGTGGATGGCGAGCTCAGCTTCAGCGCGTCTTTTTTCGGTGTATTGCCGGTATCGGTCATGCGTAACTTTCCAGTTCAGGGGCTCTTGAGGTGGTGCATATAGTCGAGTTCATGCGAGAAATAAAGTAAAACGGCGCGCCTCCTCGATAAAAAACGCCGCCGCCGGGCCGTGGGTGACGGCGACATGCACGGCGTTTTCCCGGCCCACCACTTCGGACAGCAGCCCGCGCGGCAGGTTACGGAAGGTTGGGCCGGTGTAAAAGGCCAGCTTTTTCAGCCCGTCATCGCCCGCATCGTAGGCGCTGATGAGCGCTTCCACCTTACCCATTTTCGCCGCCGCCTCGACCTTTTCGAAGCCCGTTGTCACCTGCCCGGCCTTGCGGGCGAGCGACAGCGCGTTGGCCATGCGCCGCTCCATCTGGGTTTCGAGATTGGCCAGAAACCCATCCGGAATTTTCACCTGCGTCTTGGCCGCGCGGCTGAACAGACGCTTGGCGATGGCTTCCGCCACCAACAACCGCGACACGCTGACATAGATTCCGCGCCCGGGAAGCTTGTTGCCTAAATCCGGCACCAGCTCCTGGTTGGGGCCAACCACAAAGCGGATCAGATCGCCCTTCGCTTTAGCCTCGCGGGTGACGATGCAACTGCGCTCGGGAGCTTCTTCGCGTTTTGCGATCACAGAAATACCCAACCACCCAAGCCGCCCGCGCCAATGGCCATCACCATCCAATAGGCTTCCGGATCTTTCTGGCGATCCAGATCCAGAAACGCCATCGCCTGAAAGCCGGTGATGAGGGCTGGAATCTTACCGACCACCAAGCAATACAGCCACAATGCAAACACGACCAACCATACCACTAAAGCGATTTGTGATAGCGGGTTGGAAGCGTCAACAAGGTGCTGATTCATGGGTGAGCTCTAAAATGGCTAGGCCTTTTTAGCATCGCCCTCGAACCATGCCTCGCGCGCTTTCATGATCATGGCTTCCATGTCATCGCGGCTGATACCGGATTTTGGAACGATCTCGAAGAACTCATCGGTGGCAAGGCCCGCGAAATCATCCATCGTCTTGATGTCGTTTTCGGCGAGTTTCATCACGATGTCGCTGGTCAGGCCCTCATGCTTGGCAAGCGCTGGCTCGACGCCCATTTCCTTGAACTTGGCTTCTTGCTCGGCATCTTTGGTTTTGAGATATTCCGCGGCGCGCGATTTCAGTTCCTCGGCGACGTTCTCATCGAACCCTTCGATGTTGGCCAGATCCTCGACCGGCACATAGGCCACTTCCTCGACGCTGCTGAAGCCTTCCGTGACGAGCAAGTGCGCGATGACTTCCTCGACATTGAGCGCTTCGATGAACAGGCCGCTGAGGCGGTTGAATTCCTGCGTGCGGCGCTCGGACTCGACTTCCTCGGTGAGGATGTCGATGCTCCAGCCGGTCAGCTGTGCGGCAAGGCGCACGTTCTGACCACGACGGCCGATGGCGAGCGACAATTGGTCATCCGGCACCACCACTTCGATGCGGCCGGTATCCTCGTCGATAACGACTTTGGACACTTCCGCCGAGGAAAGCGCGTTGACGATGAAGGTTGCCGGATCTTCCGCGAACTGGACGATATCGACCTTCTCGCCTTGCAATTCGTTGACGACGGCCTGAACGCGCGAACCGCGCACACCGACACACGAAAGCACCGGATTGACCGACGGATCGTTCGATTGCACGGCGATTTTGGCGCGGCTGCCGGGATCACGTGCAACGGCTTTGATCTCGATCACGCCATCGTAAATCTCAGGCACTTCCTGCATGAACAGCTTGGCCATGAATTCCGGACGCACGCGGCTGAGGAACACTTGTGGCCCGTTTTTCTCGCGGCGCACATCGAAGATATACGCGCGGATACGGTCGCCGGGGCGGAAGTTCTCGCGTGGGATGAGCTCGTCCTTGCGGATGACGGCTTCGGCGCGGCCGAAATCGACCGTGACGTTGCCATATTCGACGCGCTTGACGGTGCCGTTGACGATTTCGCCGACGCGGTCTTTGAACTCGTCATACTGGCGCTCGCGCTCGGCATCGCGCACGCGCTGGACGATAACTTGCTTGGCGGTTTGGGCGGCGACGCGGCCGAAATCAATCGGCGGCAATTCGTCGCGGATGAAATCGCCCACCGTGTTTTTTGGGAATTTCTTCAGGGCGCGGGTGGCGGTGATTTGCTGCACATCGTTGATTTCTTCGTGATCGTCGGCAACGATCTCGGTCAGGCGGAACAGGGAAATCGCCCCGGTTTTCTTGTCGATCTCGGCTTTGATGTTGTGCTCGGCGCCATATTTCTTGCGACCGGCGATTTCAATCGCGTTGGCCATCGCATCAAGCACGGTGTCGCGGTCGATGTTCTTCTCACGTGCCACCGCATCCGCGATTTGCAACATTTCGGTTGAGCCGTGAATCACTTGGTTAACTGCCATTTTCTTCTCCTGTGAAAATTCTATTACTTCATTTTTTGTCATTCCCGCGAAAGCGGGAATCCAGTCTTTAGCAATATTCGCGGCGCAGACGCGCCGCACTGGATCCCCGCTTTCGCGAGGATGACAGATTTAGGTTATGTTCCGGTTTTGGCCTGATGCGCCTTGATCAGCGCATCCGTCAGCACCAGTTTGGCGGATTGGATGTCGATGAACGGCAGGCTGTAATCCTTGCCATCCACGGTGAGGATCACGTTGCTGCCTTCCACGGCTTTGATGGCGCCCGCGAAACGCTTGCGGCCATCCACCGGCAGCGCGGTTTCCGCTTTGACGGCGTGGCCAATATAGGTGGTGTAATCGGCAAGCTTCACCAGCGGACGGTCGATGCCCGGCGAGCTGACCTCGAGCCGGTAGGCGTCGGAAATCACATCCTCCACATCCATTACCGCGGAAATCTGGCGGCTGATGGCGGCGCAATCATCCAGGCTCATGCTGCCATCGGGCCGCTCGGCCATGATTTGCAGCGTCTGCGATTTTTTGCCGTCCATGACTTTTACCTGCACCAGCACAAAGCCCATCCCGGTCAGGGTTGGCTCCACCAGCGCATAAATCTGCTCGTTCAATGACTTCATAAATGTCGTCTGCCCTTCCAGTTGCTGTCATTGCGAGGAGCGTTAGCGACGTGGCACTCGAAGAGAGGCCCTTGCCAATCCAGTTCTTGCTTGCGCTACGCGCGCTGGATTGCTTCGCTTCGCTCGCAATGACAAACAGCCAATAAAAAAGGCGGCTCCGGAAGGGCCACCTCTTTGCGAGTGTATGATAATGTTGAGAGCTATCTAGCGATATTTGGCGGGGGATGCAAGTGGGAAGTTAGGTGGTCCGGCCAGTATTCCCCTGCCCCGGCTTGCTGCATGAAACACCATGGTTTGCCTCACCCAACGTAACTTCTACGCGGAACAGGCTTGCGTTGCCGCCAACCATGGCTTTTGCATCGGCTTTAATTTTATTACAA
This portion of the Pseudomonadota bacterium genome encodes:
- the pnp gene encoding polyribonucleotide nucleotidyltransferase, which encodes MGEKKENTMFTMTKKTMEWGGRTLTLETGRIARQADGAVLVTYGETVVLCAVTAAKAPKPDIDFFPLTVNYIEKTYAAGKIPGGFFKREGRQSEKETLISRLIDRPIRPMFAEGFYNEVQVVCTVMSHDLENDSDIPALIGTSAALAISGVPFMGPVGAARVGFINGQFALNPTKTQFLDSTLDLIVAGTRTSVLMVESEAKELSEEQMLDGVMFAHTAFQPVLDLIIAFAEDAAKEPWDFTAAAYPADLVAGVKATSEAGLRDAYKITAKQERVAALNAAKKLSKEKFVGTEAGQYPEKTVGAVLKKLEQDIVRTAIAKDKQRIDGRAPDQVRPITCEVGILPRTHGSALFTRGETQAIVVTTLGTSQDEQLIDAIEGAYDEHFMLHYNFPPYSVGEAGPLRAPGRREVGHGKLAWRAVRPMLPTKESFPYTMRVVSEITESNGSSSMATVCGASLALMDAGVPLASPIAGIAMGLVLEGKDFTVLSDIMGDEDHLGDMDFKVAGTANGVTSLQMDIKIQGITQEIMKIALAQAKVGRHHILGEMAKALTAPSELSENAPRITTIRIDKEKIREVIGSGGKVIREITETTGTKIDIGEDGTINIFATTAEAAAAAQKWIEGITATPELNKIYDGKVVRIVDFGAFVNFLGGLDGLVHISEMADHRVNVVTDVVNEGDMVKVKVLEIDGRGKVRLSMKVVDQQSGDDLSDQYEMAGKSMRRKRAGGESSEA
- the rpsO gene encoding 30S ribosomal protein S15, which codes for MTISAERKTAVIKENATVKNDTGSPEVQIAILSERIANLTEHFKTHQKDHHSRRGLLKMVSTRRRLLDYLKGKDAKRYSALIAKLGIRK
- the truB gene encoding tRNA pseudouridine(55) synthase TruB gives rise to the protein MTNKRGQPINGWINLNKPLHVTSAGAVNKVKWLLKPQKIGHAGTLDPLATGVLPLALGEGTKCVNLLMDAKKTYEFAVTFGERRATEDAEGEVIATSDHRPDAASIIAILPRFTGDISQLPPIYSALKVDGKRAYDLARAGEAVVLEPRPVTVHALEFLGLTGEVAEFRAIVSKGTYIRSLGRDIAQALGSEGYISRLHRAAVGPFTDTDAISLDFLEESVHNAGQSGGERPWLTPLTRALDDIPALTLEREQLHQLRHGQRVTLTTPMPDAPLIAVLHTGELQGLARVEGNQVISVRLLNL
- the rbfA gene encoding 30S ribosome-binding factor RbfA, encoding MDKSKRAPTQRQLRVGEEIRNALALIFSLGETHHPVLDTASITVSEVRISPDLKNATAYVMPLAGSNKDIVMQALIENASRLRGLVSRRIILRTSPKIVFKLDTSFEEANRINMLLNSDRVKQDVTKPRDDE
- the infB gene encoding translation initiation factor IF-2 yields the protein MTDTGNTPKKDALKLSSPSTLSLTKTVESGKVKQNFQRGRSKTVTVEVKKTRTFTQRAGGMVEVERGASEATKQRMLNQAERESRLRALQQAEKAEDERQETFTNFERDEEENEDDAPISEAVATDEAVAAAPAAEGQPAKRMTFDELAARNLERLKNAPSNRSATTAAAKPATVKARPVFGAPAAPRAAEEESAEAKAKRKSNEESSEYKRGGKLTIAQALGMGDDIKVRSMAQVKRQRAKVLKKSHSTPSSQQEKIVRVVPIPEVITVQELANRMAERAVDVIKELLKLGTMATVNQAIDADTAELIVESLGHKPKRVSDSDVEDHLVQDEDTSENVTPRPPVVTIMGHVDHGKTSLLDALRQTDVVAGEAGGITQHIGAYQVTMNTGDKITFLDTPGHEAFTAMRQRGAKVTDIVVLVVAADDGIMPQTIEAINHSKAAGVPIIVAVNKIDKPGADASRVKTELMSHGLVPEEFGGDTMVIEVSAKAKTNLDKLQETILLQAEVMELKANVDRRGSGSVIESKVDRGRGTVATLLIQRGTLRVGDLIVAGGAYGRVRALINDKGVELQEAGPSVPVEVLGLDSPPEAGDEFAVVENEKAARDITQYRREKEKKRVSVASSKSVEQLFAIAGKTSAKEFAVIVKSDVHGSAEAIVGSMNKFNGDEVKVRVIHSGVGAINESDVTLAQATGALLVAFNVRPSPKAKELATAQKVDIRYYSIIYNVIDDIKAALSGLLSPERRENFIGYAEIREIFNITKYGKVAGCMITEGLVKRGAKVRLLRENVVIHEGTLKTLKRFKDEVKEVKSGFECGMAFENYEDIRAGDMIECFEIQEFARTVQANAPEPQQPQA
- a CDS encoding RNA-binding protein translates to MIAKREEAPERSCIVTREAKAKGDLIRFVVGPNQELVPDLGNKLPGRGIYVSVSRLLVAEAIAKRLFSRAAKTQVKIPDGFLANLETQMERRMANALSLARKAGQVTTGFEKVEAAAKMGKVEALISAYDAGDDGLKKLAFYTGPTFRNLPRGLLSEVVGRENAVHVAVTHGPAAAFFIEEARRFTLFLA
- the nusA gene encoding transcription termination factor NusA, producing MAVNQVIHGSTEMLQIADAVAREKNIDRDTVLDAMANAIEIAGRKKYGAEHNIKAEIDKKTGAISLFRLTEIVADDHEEINDVQQITATRALKKFPKNTVGDFIRDELPPIDFGRVAAQTAKQVIVQRVRDAERERQYDEFKDRVGEIVNGTVKRVEYGNVTVDFGRAEAVIRKDELIPRENFRPGDRIRAYIFDVRREKNGPQVFLSRVRPEFMAKLFMQEVPEIYDGVIEIKAVARDPGSRAKIAVQSNDPSVNPVLSCVGVRGSRVQAVVNELQGEKVDIVQFAEDPATFIVNALSSAEVSKVVIDEDTGRIEVVVPDDQLSLAIGRRGQNVRLAAQLTGWSIDILTEEVESERRTQEFNRLSGLFIEALNVEEVIAHLLVTEGFSSVEEVAYVPVEDLANIEGFDENVAEELKSRAAEYLKTKDAEQEAKFKEMGVEPALAKHEGLTSDIVMKLAENDIKTMDDFAGLATDEFFEIVPKSGISRDDMEAMIMKAREAWFEGDAKKA
- the rimP gene encoding ribosome maturation factor RimP — translated: MKSLNEQIYALVEPTLTGMGFVLVQVKVMDGKKSQTLQIMAERPDGSMSLDDCAAISRQISAVMDVEDVISDAYRLEVSSPGIDRPLVKLADYTTYIGHAVKAETALPVDGRKRFAGAIKAVEGSNVILTVDGKDYSLPFIDIQSAKLVLTDALIKAHQAKTGT